One window of the Camelina sativa cultivar DH55 chromosome 1, Cs, whole genome shotgun sequence genome contains the following:
- the LOC104721555 gene encoding prolyl 4-hydroxylase 2, producing the protein MSMSRLGLLLFVAIFLVLLQSSTSLISSPSSIINPSKVKQVSSKPRAFVYEGFLTDLECDHLISLAKENLQRSAVADNDNGESQVSDVRTSSGTFISKGKDPIVSGIEDKLSTWTFLPKDNGEDLQVLRYEHGQKYDAHFDYFHDKVNIARGGHRIATVLLYLSNVTKGGETVFPDAQEFSRRSLSENKDDLSDCAKKGIAVKPKKGNALLFFNLQQDAIPDPFSLHGGCPVIEGEKWSATKWIHVDSFDKIVSHDDGKCTDVNESCERWAVLGECAKNPEYMVGTPELPGNCRRSCKAC; encoded by the exons ATGTCAATGTCTCGTCTCGGATTGTTGTTGTTCGTTGCTATCTTTCTCGTTTTGCTTCAATCTTCCACTTCTCTGATTAGTTCTCCAAGTTCTATCATCAACCCTTCTAAAGTCAAACAGGTTTCTTCGAAGCCCAG GGCGTTTGTGTATGAAGGTTTTTTGACGGACTTGGAATGTGATCATCTAATCTCTCTT GCGAAAGAGAATCTGCAGAGATCTGCGGTTGCTGATAACGATAATGGCGAGAGTCAAGTCAGTGACGTTCGTACCAGCTCCGGCACGTTTATCTCCAAAGGAAAG GATCCTATCGTTTCTGGTATTGAGGACAAGCTCTCAACATGGACATTCCTCCCAAAAG ATAATGGGGAAGACCTTCAAGTATTGAGATATGAGCACGGTCAGAAATATGACGCTCACTTTGATTACTTTCACGACAAAGTCAATATCGCCCGTGGTGGACACCGCATAGCAACTGTTCTCTTGTATCTATCCAATGTCACAAAGGGTGGAGAAACTGTTTTCCCCGATGCAcag GAATTTTCTCGCCGCTCCCTTTCTGAGAACAAAGACGATCTCTCTGATTGTGCAAAGAAAGGAATCGCTG TGAAACCAAAGAAAGGGAATGCGCTGTTGTTCTTCAACCTCCAACAAGACGCAATCCCAGACCCCTTTAGCCTTCACGGAGGTTGTCCAGTGATAGAAGGCGAGAAATGGTCGGCTACAAAGTGGATCCACGTGGACTCATTCGATAAGATTGTGAGTCATGACGACGGTAAATGTACAGACGTAAACGAGAGCTGTGAGAGATGGGCAGTGCTTGGAGAATGCGCAAAGAACCCAGAGTATATGGTTGGAACCCCTGAGCTCCCTGGGAATTGCAGACGTAGCTGTAAAGCTTGTTAA